One stretch of Nicotiana tabacum cultivar K326 chromosome 18, ASM71507v2, whole genome shotgun sequence DNA includes these proteins:
- the LOC107828351 gene encoding telomere repeat-binding factor 1 isoform X1 has product MVNGLFWELHFLDALMGAPKLKWTPEEEVALRAGVLKYGPGKWRTILKDPEFSGVLYLRSNVDLKDKWRNMTVMANGWGSREKAKLALKRMIQAPMQGESSAAVTSEAESDAEIPEAWPATTSRGSPQHGGSRRSILRLDNLIMEAISNLNEPGGSYQATISTYIEDQYWETPNIRRLLSAKLKYLTATGKLIKMKRKYKVAPKLTFANKRRNLPLPLLDSSQRICSKVDQDDINMLTRSQIDLDLEKMKNMSPQEAAAAAAQAVAEADTATAEAAEAARKAEAAAAEAEAAQAFAEAAMKTLQERSIPRMLVNMVKKFVGME; this is encoded by the exons ATGGTGAACG GTTTGTTCTGGGAACTTCATTTCCTTGATGCTTTGATGGGTGCACCTAAGCTGAAGTGGACTCCTGAAGAAGAAGTTGCTCTTAGAGCTGGGGTCCTTAAATATGGGCCAGGCAAATGGCGTACAATTCTTAAGGATCCAGAATTTAGTGGAGTGTTGTATCTGCGTTCAAATGTAGATCTCAAG GACAAGTGGAGAAATATGACTGTGATGGCAAACGGCTGGGGTTCTCGAGAGAAAGCAAAGTTGGCCCTCAAAAGGATGATTCAGGCCCCTATGCAGGGTGAGAGTTCTGCGGCTGTTACCTCGGAAGCTGAAAGTGATGCGGAAATTCCTGAAGCATGGCCAGCCACAACTTCTAGAGGCTCTCCACAGCATGGTGGTTCAAGAAGATCTATCCTAAG GTTGGATAATCTTATAATGGAGGCTATAAGCAACTTGAATGAGCCAGGTGGTTCCTACCAGGCGACCATTTCTACGTACATAGAG GACCAGTACTGGGAAACTCCAAACATTAGAAGGCTACTCTCAGCAAAGCTGAAGTATTTAACTGCAACTGGAAAACTCATAAAG ATGAAGCGGAAGTATAAAGTGGCACCTAAATTGACATTCGCCAACAAAAGAAGAAACCTCCCCCTTCCCCTCCTGGATAGCAGTCAGAGGATCTGTTCTAAGGTTGATCAGGATGACATAAACATGCTAACTAGATCTCAGATAGATTTAGATTTAGAGAAGATGAAGAATATGTCACCTCAAGAGGCAGCTGCTGCTGCTGCACAAGCAGTTGCAGAAGCAGACACAGCTACAGCCGAAGCTGCGGAGGCTGCCAGGAAGGCTGAGGCTGCCGCAGCTGAAGCCGAAGCTGCACAAGCATTTGCAGAAGCTGCAATGAAAACACTACAAGAGAGAAGCATCCCAAGGATG CTTGTAAATATGGTAAAGAAGTTCGTTGGAATGGAATAA
- the LOC107828351 gene encoding telomere repeat-binding factor 1 isoform X2: protein MGAPKLKWTPEEEVALRAGVLKYGPGKWRTILKDPEFSGVLYLRSNVDLKDKWRNMTVMANGWGSREKAKLALKRMIQAPMQGESSAAVTSEAESDAEIPEAWPATTSRGSPQHGGSRRSILRLDNLIMEAISNLNEPGGSYQATISTYIEDQYWETPNIRRLLSAKLKYLTATGKLIKMKRKYKVAPKLTFANKRRNLPLPLLDSSQRICSKVDQDDINMLTRSQIDLDLEKMKNMSPQEAAAAAAQAVAEADTATAEAAEAARKAEAAAAEAEAAQAFAEAAMKTLQERSIPRMLVNMVKKFVGME, encoded by the exons ATGGGTGCACCTAAGCTGAAGTGGACTCCTGAAGAAGAAGTTGCTCTTAGAGCTGGGGTCCTTAAATATGGGCCAGGCAAATGGCGTACAATTCTTAAGGATCCAGAATTTAGTGGAGTGTTGTATCTGCGTTCAAATGTAGATCTCAAG GACAAGTGGAGAAATATGACTGTGATGGCAAACGGCTGGGGTTCTCGAGAGAAAGCAAAGTTGGCCCTCAAAAGGATGATTCAGGCCCCTATGCAGGGTGAGAGTTCTGCGGCTGTTACCTCGGAAGCTGAAAGTGATGCGGAAATTCCTGAAGCATGGCCAGCCACAACTTCTAGAGGCTCTCCACAGCATGGTGGTTCAAGAAGATCTATCCTAAG GTTGGATAATCTTATAATGGAGGCTATAAGCAACTTGAATGAGCCAGGTGGTTCCTACCAGGCGACCATTTCTACGTACATAGAG GACCAGTACTGGGAAACTCCAAACATTAGAAGGCTACTCTCAGCAAAGCTGAAGTATTTAACTGCAACTGGAAAACTCATAAAG ATGAAGCGGAAGTATAAAGTGGCACCTAAATTGACATTCGCCAACAAAAGAAGAAACCTCCCCCTTCCCCTCCTGGATAGCAGTCAGAGGATCTGTTCTAAGGTTGATCAGGATGACATAAACATGCTAACTAGATCTCAGATAGATTTAGATTTAGAGAAGATGAAGAATATGTCACCTCAAGAGGCAGCTGCTGCTGCTGCACAAGCAGTTGCAGAAGCAGACACAGCTACAGCCGAAGCTGCGGAGGCTGCCAGGAAGGCTGAGGCTGCCGCAGCTGAAGCCGAAGCTGCACAAGCATTTGCAGAAGCTGCAATGAAAACACTACAAGAGAGAAGCATCCCAAGGATG CTTGTAAATATGGTAAAGAAGTTCGTTGGAATGGAATAA